In Oryzias latipes chromosome 23, ASM223467v1, the DNA window CGCGTCCTACAACATGGTAACACTGATGTTCGTATTGTGTAGATATTTATTCCTCATTACTTGTTTAGGTCCAGAACGAACAGTGTCAGGAAATGGCTCAAGCTGACGATCAGAAGTGGATCAGAGTCACCAGTAATGGAGACTGGGAGACGCACACAGTGAGTACTTGGCTCCGCCTCTGCTGAAAAGATGTTCTGAACCCTCGGTGGACTTCTGCTTCTCTTCTCCTCCCAGGTGAGCCTGAAGTCCGGCACAAACATCCTGTACTGGAGAACAACCGGGATACTGGTGGGAGGGAAGATGGTCAAACCCGTGCTGCTCAGGAACATCCAAATCGAGGGTGAGACCTCCAAACATTCACTCACGCAGACGTTCAATTAACAGTCCTCATGGATATCATTAGACGCATGAATGTGTGCAGGAGTCGCCTACACTTCTGAGTGCTTTCCTTGCCGACCCGGTTGGTTCAGCTCCATGCCAGGTTCCTCGTCCTGCCAGCCGTGCCCCAGCAACACTTACTCCGTGAAGGGGTCTTCCTCTTGCACTCCGTGCCCTGAACACCTCTACTCACGTAAGTGCGCCGATGCTCTGGGCTTTTTCTGAACGCTCACATGAAAATTCAAAGTCTGGACTGCATTCAGTAAATCTGCTTTTTAATAcggtaatttattttttaaaaaggtttttctttggtTACACTAGAAGTGTTCTAGTACCAGTGCACACATTTACATGTTATTGTCAGCTCCAGGTggattttatcttttaattatcAGTTTATAAAATGATGAAATCTGCAGGAGATCATGCTGGAGTCTCAGAGAGATGATCAAGGCTCAGATGATTGGATTTTTATTCTTGTGTTTCAGCAGTTTATATGGTCTatccctttaacaccggagcttgaGCTCCAGTGTTTACTTTCTGgtgactaccgtaactctacCATAACTAACCGTTTACCCAGTTAACTAAACTCCAGTACATTCTGTTTGTTCAGTTTGATTCAAAGTTTTTGGCTCATTTAAATCTAATCTGCTCACTGAAGTCACAAAAAGTTTGCATCATTACATTCTGCTTATTGAGGTGTGAGTCTGTGTTGTGCGTTTGTTACTCGttgtgtttctgatttgtttccTGTCTCAGTTGAGGGCTGGGCTGAATGCAAAGTGAGGCCTCCGTGCTCAGAGAGTGATTACTTCCAGATCCACACGGCCTGTGACGGCGAGGGGAAGGTCAGCCGACGCGCCTCGTCTCACATTTCACAcaatcaacatttaaaaaaaaaaacgccctaGGATGGCATTTATTAAGATCAGCGGACAGTTTTACTAGATTCTgctggaattttttaaaaatgatgaacaaaaacaatataactaATTTAGATTTATGatgtatttttgatcatttttcagacgtctttttgtttaaaagccCTACTTTAGCTTTTTCTGCCTTATTCTACTTCTCACTTACTGTTATAACTGTTGTACAACATTGTGGGATAAGCTAACATGTTTATAACACTTATCATTCCTCTGACTGCTCTGAGTTTTTGGTAAACAGTCTTTTGTTTACTGAGTTGTTTTAATAGTAAAATGTGTTCCCTTTCCAAGATCTGCATCTTtgtccaaaccaacaaaacTGGAATCCTTTCCAGGGTTTTaaacactccaatgaaaatggtgtttttgttgtttttaacatattcttgtaacATTTCTTCTGATGACAGAGTacatgtataaagaaagttaggcttaaaaatacatttctgagtatttctttattcaaatggttgtaaatcgggagcagatgaaaaattttAGCTAATTTTAGATGAGGGACTGGTGGGAGAGTGTGTTCATGCAGAAGAAATCTCTAGTTATTGACAGACGGTTCTGGAATCTTCTGTACTCCCATCATGGGTTTGTTTGATTCAGACACAGGTTTTGTACCGATGGGTGGAGCCAAAGATCTGTGTGGAAAACATCACAGGAGCTGCAGAGCTGCCCGCTACAGGCCAGAGGGAGCCCTGTCCTCCATGCAACCCTGGCTACTACAACAGCAACGACTCCACCTGCTCACCTTGTCCTCCTGGAACCCACTCAGATGGCACCTACGGTAAATCTGCACGTTCAGGCTACACTTGGAGAGTTTTCTTTGTTGGGAATCACAGCTTTTCTAGATCTATTAGTGCTTTACGTGGTGAAAGTTGTGGATTTTTCTGGCTGCATTAATAGTGTCAGcttcacaaatatttatttgaaatccGTTTAACATCTCGCATGATCAGGTTTGTGTGAATCTGTTTCTGAATGaagcttttgtgtgttttccatgTGTGCCAGCGTGTGCAAAGTGCCCCGCGGGAACCGAACCGGTGCTCGGATACGAGTACAAGTGGTGGAACGTGCTGCCCGCTAACATGAAGACGTCCTGCTTAAATGTTGGAAACTCCAAATGTGACGACATGAACGGTATGCAAAACACCAAACCACAACTACGGAGGAGAGGATGCCATTCAAAAACggacaaaaaaaacctgaatcGGCCAAAGAAActcataaaaaataagaatagtAGAATCAGCtgtgacacaaagtctttttgTGTTCTGGAcgcaaaaaaaagcatttaaagtgCTACTAAAAAACAGTAAACCGTGAATGATGAACTGCGATACAGCGATGGAACACTGAACAACTAAATTAACCAGATGGAGCAGAAAAAATCAACTTTACTTCATCTCCGTGGTGACTGTGGTTTTCTGCGTTATCAAATGTTATCAAACACACAGGCTACAGCCAATACCAAAGGTCAGTATTGGATGGGTTCAGACAAATGCAGAAAGCTTGATAGTTTTGTGAGCGTACAACAGGGGAGCAACGGATCACAAAACTCATGGTTCAGATTGGGGTTTGCatcatttttcatttggtttatAGAAACAAAACATCTCTAAACTTAAGCTATTGAAAAAGTACTTAAGATTTTCCTACACACAGAagtgcattctggtgcattgcatcttgaaaaaaaactaaaagtatatatataaaattaaaaaaagtaagagAAGCAGGGAATGTCAGAATTTTAGGTTCTTTCATTATGTCCCCTGCAGCAATAAAACCCCCTCTCCTCTAAAACACCTGGGCACAGACACAGCAGCGTCTgcgacagcaagtcatcaaaccgaaccacagaaacacagaaatatCGCTTGTAGGGGACGTCATTCACGTACTGAGAGAGTCTGGATGATCTCATGAAGCCAGACATAGAGACGTGTTTACTGACGCCTTTGTGGTAAAGTAAAGAAACTTGATCTGTCAACATCTTCAGCGTCGCGGCGGGAGTGTCAGGTTTATTAAAACACTTCTGGACGACCGTCGAGCAGCGacttaaacacacattttaacatTGATGGTGGAGGCGTATTTGACGCACGTCATGTCTGAAGTGATTACTGTAataatttgtgttttctgtttttaatgttaaaccgcttcgagctgcacaaaatgcatgagaagcgctattttataaataaagtttggtttgatttgattattaGACAACACCTCGTGCACGCGACATTCACATGTGGGTCAGTAAGGAGTCGGTACTCTCACTTTACtgacgactagagtgtggcataaggaccccatatgacagcatcacccgtacgtcataacttccattagccttatGCAAACCTCAAAATGCTTttgccacacacacaacaatggtatgttccattttcatgacgttccTTCCTTGAGATGTCCATACAAGCCTCCAGAgaactgtaagacacacctgcgctccccttaagacgtGGGCACTCCTCTCTACATTCTTTCACGGGAAGTTATCACCAGTGATGAAGCATGAATCTGATTGTCTTTTCATCAGGGTGGGAGGTGGCAGGAGACCACATTCGGAGTGGAGCCGGCAGCTCAGACAACAACTATCTCATCCTCAGCTTGCATGTTCCTGGTTTCAAGTAAGTTCTTCGTGTTTCCTGGAGTTCAGGTTTACGTCTTTGCGATGTAAAGTGGGAATTGTGGGTAATTTGTTCTCAATCTCATTGCAGAGTTCCTGCCTCTCTGTCGGGGATGACCGGTGGTGAATTTGGCCGaatcagctttgtgtttgaaacGCTCTGCTCTGCTGACTGTGAGCTCTACTTCATGATGGTGTGTGCTTGACTGTGTTGGTTTGGAGCTGAAGGTAGAAATTAGGTTGAGCTTTTTTCTCCAAGGTCCAGGTTGGGACAGTTGGACCTAAGTTTTCCCGTCTCTCGCCGTTCCTCCCCCTGCAGGATGTGAACACAAAGAGCACCACGGTGGTGGAGTCCTGGGAGGGCAGTAAGGAGAAGCAGTTGTTCTCCCACAGCATGACCCGTAACGCTTCCGTCACGTACACGTGGGCTTTTCAGAGAACCAACCACGCCCTCGATGTGAGAAAACACGCCACAGGAGAGCCAGGCGAGCAATCTGAACAAAAACTCACAAGTTGATGTTTGCAGGTACGCCGTTATGTCGGCGACGTGGCCAAAATCTACTCGGTAAGTGTGACCAACGTTGTGGACGGGGTGGCGTCAGCCTGTCGGGCCTGTGCTCTGGTGCCTCAGAACTCCCAACGGGCCGGCTCCTCCTGTGTTCCCTGCCCAGCGGGCTTTTACATAGACAGAAACACCAACAGATGTCAGGAATGTCCCCCAAACACCCACTTGGCCGGCCGACACACCTACGGGGAGGACGCGTGCATCGCCTGCGGACCTGGAAGCGTCAGCAACAAGGTAGAGAGATCTGGATTCAAAAGCTTGTTGGAGTTTTGGACGACTGCTTTTACATGTAGCTGAAGCGGATTCTAAAATGATCCAGCATTTTGTGAtgcaagcaccaaatttggcgTAGATGTAGCTGAGGATCCTCTCTTGATTTGAAAAGATTTGATACTCCACATGTTATAAGACTGGATTGTGTGCATTAAAAGCCCATATTGTTGAGACTGGGGCAAATAGACATTAGGAATTCTTGTAATAATTGAATGTATGGCCGCCAtctttcaaaatggctgccatttCGGGGTTTTTTCGTGGCAAATGGCAAATGCAAGATATGTGTGGCATATAAACCTGAGCGGCTCTGCTGGTCTGTGGGACTGAACGCCATGGTTTGTGGTTCGTTGCATATGTGATGCACGTTTGCTTCACTTCAAACATCTGggatgttaaagacccactctgatgaaaagggTGTTTGTAACATCTCCTTGTGGTCTTTTCTtaacgatggaggacatatgtcgagaaagttaagcttaaaatcaAATTTCTGAATATGTGTTTGTTCAaaacattgtgaatcagaagcagagggaaaaaactcTGTTTGAAGGTCtaatttgtgacgtagaaaatacactgcgTGGGCCACATCGCCCCTATAGccccttgctatatcacggtttacttttcacggtttcgctacttcacggatttggattgtgcattgtgttctgcattctgattggctaaaaagtcactcagcgagtagctcaagaatgggaccctttgatgagccgttcattacagttctccaacataatcgatGGGGGCATGTCGGTTTATAAGGATCttataagaagaaaaaagagcgacaacaactgcctatcactatgttcctctcccgaacaaacacacctgcagctgcaccgcgggcttcaaaaggaaaaaacgctgcagaggatgcagcggctcagtatgaagagcagtgaaaaagaagaccggagtcactatctgttccactgtacttttttatttttttcataatcattttaaattttcttctgtttaatccactcgggtcgcggttggtggggctaatctccgcaatttaaagccttctgttcttattgatgattgaaattattatttgacagcacactacagaagttatttgttgaaaaaacgtttctaaagtacttttatttgttaaaaaaacaattgatttagcctgtttaatggtttgttctttcttttcaatgtataatagtgtatttcattgtataataattgtaaaaaaaataaaggtttctacttcacgggttttgcttatcacgggttctatttggaacgttacccccgcgataatcaagggatcactgtatcaTGATTAAACCGCTGTGATGTCTCCCCCTGCAGGAACACTCGCGCTGTTTCAGCGACTGCTCCTTCACCCTCACAGAGAACAACCGCacgctgacctttgacctcagccCCATGAGCGACGTCGTGTCACTGACGGTCGGCCCGAGTTTCACCTCCAAAGGCACCAAGTACCTCCACCTGTTCAACGTGAGCCTTTGCGGACACGAGGTACTGGAGCAGATTCACCTTTTCTGAGATGGTTCctcgttttatattttttttatcggAACGTTCTGGTTTATCGCTCGTCTTCCTCAGGGAAGAAGAGCTGCCGTTTGCACCGACAACGTCACCGACGTCTCCACCAAAGAGGACCGCGGCGATATGGCTCAGTTCGTCAACTCAGTGGATAGCTTCATCTGCCAGTCAACCATCATCCCGACCGATGGGCGGGGCTTCAGGATGGTCATTTCCTCCCAGTCCGTCAGCCTGGCAGACACCTTCATGGGTACAGCAGTCGCTGGGGAGGGTTCGCCGCCGCGCTCAGCTGTTAAAACGCTTTTCCTTTGCATTCGTGTTGCAGGGGCCACGGTGGAGGCGGTCCTTGGTGGCGTGAGCGCTGAACCTGGTCTCTTTCCAGACAACTCCAGGAATGTTCCAGACATCAATTTCTTCTACaggtaaaaaaagacaaaactacttttgtgtattttattcagTCCTAACTCGGCCAGACTTCTGCTCAGGTCCACACAGGTCACGGCGTCGTGCGATCAGGGGCGGAGCTCGGTGATCATCGTCCGCTGTAACCCGGAAAAGTCGGAGCGAGGAGAAATCTCTGTGCCCAGGTAACACTGACCTGAAAAGGCTGGTTTCACTGGTGGTTATGTTGCCCATGACTCCGCCCCTCTTTTGTGGCGGACTGCAAATCTTCACCGGCATGGTAAAGGAGCTCCATCCACCTGATCTAAACGCACCAGAAACAATCATAAACGTCAGTGACGTAGAGGGTGGGGCTCTCGTATTGCGTACACTCGTGCATGAGGAGGAGCTAAGAACTCGCCGGTAACCCTCTAAATTTGACTCGCCAGACCAAAGATTTGCTCACAATTAGCAGCTGGCGGGTGTTAATTTCAGACCCTGCTCGTCCCTGAGGAACATCTGAGGCTTCATCCACTGTGGagatgtttcaaaaataaacctctACCTCTTGATGATGCACTAATTAAACTATTTCTCCACTTTCttactattttcttttattttcccggtttattttttcttaaatacctTAAGACGTTAATTTAGTTGTTGCTGTTTATAAgtgaagtatttttttcattattgtttttgtatttttactttagtctgaattgatgtttttttacagattaATTAGATAATTATGGAAGCATATTGCattcaaataaagtgtaaagAGGTTAGTGCCCAgcatgtttgtagttttttgcttttgtagttctAAAAACAATTAGAACAAAGATCACCTGTTTTTTATATTGAGTGCAATGCACTTCTATAAATCGTattcaatttttattatttttttatgataacaCCATATTTTTATTGGTAGGTGGAGGGTGTTTGCTTTAAACCCCTTTATcttataatgtttattttacttaaatatgtttattcgttaatttattttgaacaaactATGTGTAAACTTGTTAACAGAATGTGTAAAAgctgctttataaataaagttaatttatcCAATCTACCACGTGATTCATACAAGTgcagacttgtttttttaaatatcactttgtcatttttacagattttaagataaagttcaataaaaatatCCCATACATTTTAAGGTTCAAATTTAAACTATACAagtaaaattcattaaaaatattagacgacatttttgttttagataAGTTTACAAAGTCTTAAATCTCAAACAAATTAATCATTTTAggttgatgtttttaagtttaagaTACTATCATTGCAACTGCAGTCTAATCCTAATCTGACCatgttttctctgttcttttGACAGATTAAAGGTTTAATTCACAGCTGCATTAATGTGCGTTCTAACAAGGTCGGTGTAATGACTACATGCGTCTGTGCAGCTCTTGTCCCGCAGGAACCTGTGACGGATGCACCTTCCACTTCCTGTGGGAGAGCGCCAGCGCCTGTCCTCGCTGCACCCGGGACGACTACCACCGCATAGAGGGGGCCTGCAAGGGGGGCATACAGGTGACCCCAGAGGCACACATTTCCCATAAGGCTTTACTTCTGCCTGAAGCTGaagtgtgattgtgtgttttatcAGAATGTTTCTGCCTTCTgggttctaaaaatgttttcttctcagGAAACTCTGTTCATGTGGAACGAACCAAAACTGTGCATCAAGGGCGTGTCGCTGCCTCCTCCTAGCTCCTCCCCCTGTGAGGTCATCGCTCTGTGGCTGAAAATGGGACTTGGAGGCGGGGCCTTTGTGGCAGTGCTGCTGGTGTCCCTCACCTTCTATTtctggaagaaaaacaagaggTGAGGCAACACAGGTTTCCCTCTGCAGAGACACACTCAGGTGTTATTTCCAGCTCCAGACGTCAGCGTCGGTTTACAGCAGATGTTGTTGTGGTTTAACCACGCGGCTCTGCTTTATACTTATTTTTAGttagaagaaaaacataaacaaacttTATGGTTCCATCAAATTTAACAAGTCATTCAAACAGTGAAGCagtcccacaccatcacaccacccccgccatgtctttttttttatctcacagAACATTTGTCCAAAGGTTTGTGGGGATGATGGAGATGCTTCTTTGTGTTCATGTTGCTTGAACTCTCCTGTGGATCAACGTTTGTCCAAAAGTCTCTTCTCTGACTGTTGGCTCATGACCTTTGAACTGGACCGGGTCCATTGAGGCCTTTTAAGCTTTTCAGGCTGATTTTGTGTTCCTGAGTTTCTTTAAATCACCCCCTGATTAGGAATGGGTGCAAGAACGTGGTGTAAAGTTGGTACCGGTACCGGCTTATACGGTACTACTGTGCACACTGTACACCATATTTGTATACTACCGTATAAAAATGCAGATTTCGGTGCTTCATTTCGAATCATGTATTCTACTCAGGTTTGCTGTACAACTCTAGCCAATCATTTTTCCTCTCCAGTAAATGTGGGCGGGCTCATGTAAGAATGGGTGAAGCTGTGAgagtgggcggagcttcagtcAAGATGCTGAAGCTGAGGCGAGTAAAACTTCATCTGTACTTCACAGCAAAAGATTCTCATTCGGCGACTCGAGGGATACGAATGACGTGTACAACGCCCTGAACAAAAAGACCATCGTCATGGCGACGAGCGGTGAAAAACGCGTTTACTGGACGTGTTAGCCCTGCAGTGCAGACTGCcagaaatgaggaaataaaacatctgAGGCACATCTTAGCGCTCTCCTGTCACGCTGCTTCTTCACTTCATTGTTTCTGGTAGTTATTGgcgtttctttttgtttttttaactggttTGAGGGCCGTTTGGGCTCTGGAACCAGATCTAAATCTGAACGTAACCATCTGTACTCCTGACATGTACTTTCTCAGACCGCCTGGAAAACGAGTCTCCGTCCAAAGTGAAGCCGGTTCAGACATGCTTCCTTTGGACGTGTTTTTCATCAGATGCAGCCTCACCATGACGACGGCTTCTGCTCTGTGCTCAGGTTGGAGTA includes these proteins:
- the LOC101169403 gene encoding UPF0577 protein KIAA1324-like, producing MQEPAWTSCFSRCLLLLLIAAPASFFTPTGGELRPCQKKDFYFQYTECDSTGSRWRVAIPLDPGSCSDLPPPTRGTDCSFSCQAGMFLEMSTQQCTPCAAGSYSLGSGLRFDQWDAIPVGFTNLASFLDLGPNGEDVQSCNSSSWTPQGMYLESNRDECTVSLVYVVHLEKQGSVSFTYQYPDNNILFEFYVQNEQCQEMAQADDQKWIRVTSNGDWETHTVSLKSGTNILYWRTTGILVGGKMVKPVLLRNIQIEGVAYTSECFPCRPGWFSSMPGSSSCQPCPSNTYSVKGSSSCTPCPEHLYSLEGWAECKVRPPCSESDYFQIHTACDGEGKTQVLYRWVEPKICVENITGAAELPATGQREPCPPCNPGYYNSNDSTCSPCPPGTHSDGTYACAKCPAGTEPVLGYEYKWWNVLPANMKTSCLNVGNSKCDDMNGWEVAGDHIRSGAGSSDNNYLILSLHVPGFKVPASLSGMTGGEFGRISFVFETLCSADCELYFMMDVNTKSTTVVESWEGSKEKQLFSHSMTRNASVTYTWAFQRTNHALDVRRYVGDVAKIYSVSVTNVVDGVASACRACALVPQNSQRAGSSCVPCPAGFYIDRNTNRCQECPPNTHLAGRHTYGEDACIACGPGSVSNKEHSRCFSDCSFTLTENNRTLTFDLSPMSDVVSLTVGPSFTSKGTKYLHLFNVSLCGHEGRRAAVCTDNVTDVSTKEDRGDMAQFVNSVDSFICQSTIIPTDGRGFRMVISSQSVSLADTFMGATVEAVLGGVSAEPGLFPDNSRNVPDINFFYRSTQVTASCDQGRSSVIIVRCNPEKSERGEISVPSSCPAGTCDGCTFHFLWESASACPRCTRDDYHRIEGACKGGIQETLFMWNEPKLCIKGVSLPPPSSSPCEVIALWLKMGLGGGAFVAVLLVSLTFYFWKKNKRLEYKYSRLVMSANKECELPAADSCGLTEGEEPDDDVVYAQKPSLLGKLRAIANKHEDRESSESVQLNSQSDRWALG